In Janthinobacterium sp. J1-1, a single genomic region encodes these proteins:
- the nirB gene encoding nitrite reductase large subunit NirB, producing the protein MSNPLKIVVLGHGMVGHKFLERLALENNTRLSVTVLCEEPRPAYDRVHLSEFFSGKSADDLSLVAPGFFDRGNVALKLNARAIAVDRAAKTVTVSTGELLAYDKLVFATGSTPFVPPLPGKDRDGCFVYRTIEDLEAMLAWGDKSRTGVVIGGGLLGLECAKALRDLKLETHVVEFAPRLMAVQVDEGGARVLRRKIEELGVTVHTQKNTLAIVDGEAATHRMQFADGSHLEADMIVFSAGIRPRDELARACGLEVGPRGGIAIDDSCVTSDPDVYAIGECALWGGLIFGLVAPGYEMARIAARHVLQEEGEASFKGADMSTKLKLMGVDVASLGDPHGNAPGSRSYQFMDERKQIYKKIVVSDCGKYLLGGVMVGDASEYGTLLQMMLNKIELPESPEFLILPQADGQQKVGLGVDALPDGAQICSCNDVSKGALCAAVADGATTIGALKSCTKAGTACGGCVPLVTQIMKAEMKKQGMAVNNHVCEHFAYTRQELHHLVRVGKIRSFNALLAAHGHGLGCDVCKPLAANILASCWNDFVLTPVHASLQDSNDYFLGNIQKDGTYSVVPRMAGGEVTADGLIAVGTVAKKYGLYTKITGGQRVDLFGARVDQLPAIWEELIAAGFESGHAYGKSLRTVKSCVGSTWCRYGVADSVGFAIELENRYKGLRTPHKIKFGVSGCTRECAEAQGKDIGLIATEKGWNLYVCGNGGMKPRHAELIASDLDEATLVRYVDRFLMFYVRTADRLQRTSVWRDNLEGGLDYLKRVIIDDSLGLGAELEADMQHVVDTYACEWKMAVNDPAVRQRFRHFVNSDKNDENVVFVEERGQIRPATELERRSTVIPILAVEA; encoded by the coding sequence ATGAGCAACCCCCTGAAAATCGTCGTCCTGGGCCATGGCATGGTCGGGCATAAATTCCTCGAACGCCTGGCGCTGGAAAACAATACGCGTTTGTCGGTGACGGTACTGTGCGAAGAGCCGCGCCCGGCCTACGACCGTGTGCACCTGTCCGAGTTTTTCAGTGGCAAATCGGCGGACGACCTGTCGCTGGTGGCGCCCGGCTTTTTCGACCGGGGCAATGTGGCGTTGAAGTTGAATGCGCGTGCCATCGCGGTCGATCGGGCGGCGAAAACCGTCACCGTCAGCACCGGCGAGCTCCTCGCCTACGACAAGCTGGTCTTCGCCACCGGCTCGACCCCGTTCGTGCCGCCGCTGCCGGGCAAGGACCGCGACGGCTGCTTCGTCTACCGCACCATCGAAGACCTGGAAGCGATGCTGGCCTGGGGCGACAAATCCAGGACCGGCGTGGTGATCGGCGGGGGGCTGCTGGGCCTGGAATGCGCAAAAGCGCTGCGCGACCTGAAACTCGAGACCCACGTGGTGGAATTCGCGCCGCGCCTGATGGCGGTGCAGGTCGATGAAGGCGGCGCGCGCGTGCTGCGCCGCAAGATCGAGGAACTTGGCGTCACCGTCCACACGCAAAAGAACACGCTGGCCATCGTCGACGGCGAGGCGGCCACGCACCGCATGCAGTTTGCCGACGGCAGCCACCTGGAAGCGGACATGATCGTCTTCTCGGCCGGCATTCGCCCGCGTGACGAGCTGGCGCGCGCCTGCGGCCTGGAAGTGGGCCCGCGCGGCGGCATCGCCATCGACGACAGCTGCGTCACGTCCGACCCGGACGTCTACGCCATCGGCGAATGCGCGCTGTGGGGTGGGCTGATTTTCGGCCTGGTGGCGCCCGGCTACGAAATGGCCCGCATCGCGGCGCGCCATGTGCTGCAGGAGGAGGGCGAGGCGTCGTTCAAGGGCGCCGACATGAGCACCAAGCTCAAACTGATGGGCGTGGACGTGGCCAGCCTGGGCGACCCGCACGGCAATGCGCCGGGCAGCCGCTCCTACCAGTTCATGGACGAGCGCAAGCAGATCTACAAGAAAATCGTCGTCTCCGACTGCGGCAAATACCTGCTGGGCGGCGTGATGGTGGGCGACGCCAGCGAATACGGCACCCTGCTGCAGATGATGCTCAATAAAATCGAGCTGCCGGAATCACCGGAATTCCTGATCCTGCCGCAGGCGGATGGCCAGCAGAAGGTGGGCCTGGGCGTGGACGCCTTGCCCGACGGCGCGCAGATCTGCTCGTGCAATGACGTCTCGAAAGGCGCGCTGTGCGCGGCGGTGGCCGATGGCGCCACCACCATCGGCGCTTTGAAATCCTGCACGAAAGCCGGTACGGCCTGCGGCGGCTGCGTGCCGCTGGTGACGCAGATCATGAAGGCGGAAATGAAGAAGCAGGGCATGGCGGTCAACAACCATGTCTGCGAACATTTTGCCTACACGCGCCAGGAGCTGCACCACCTGGTCCGGGTCGGCAAGATCCGCAGTTTCAATGCGCTGCTGGCCGCGCACGGCCACGGTCTCGGTTGCGACGTGTGCAAGCCTTTGGCGGCCAATATCCTGGCCTCTTGCTGGAACGATTTCGTGCTCACGCCCGTGCATGCCAGCCTGCAGGACAGCAACGATTATTTTCTCGGCAATATCCAGAAGGACGGCACGTATTCGGTGGTGCCGCGCATGGCCGGCGGCGAAGTGACGGCCGATGGCCTGATCGCGGTCGGCACGGTGGCGAAAAAATACGGCCTGTACACCAAGATCACGGGCGGCCAGCGGGTCGACCTGTTCGGCGCGCGCGTGGATCAGTTGCCGGCGATCTGGGAAGAACTGATCGCGGCCGGTTTCGAGTCGGGCCACGCCTACGGCAAGTCGCTGCGCACGGTGAAATCGTGCGTCGGCTCGACCTGGTGCCGTTACGGTGTGGCCGACAGCGTGGGCTTTGCAATCGAACTGGAAAACCGCTACAAGGGCTTGCGCACGCCGCACAAGATCAAGTTCGGCGTGTCCGGCTGCACCCGCGAATGCGCCGAAGCGCAAGGCAAGGATATCGGCCTGATCGCCACCGAAAAAGGCTGGAATCTGTACGTGTGCGGCAATGGCGGCATGAAGCCGCGCCATGCGGAGCTGATTGCGTCGGATCTCGATGAAGCCACCCTGGTGCGCTATGTCGACCGCTTTCTGATGTTCTATGTGCGCACGGCCGACCGCCTGCAGCGCACCAGCGTGTGGCGCGACAATCTCGAAGGCGGCCTCGATTACCTGAAGCGCGTGATCATCGACGACAGCCTGGGCCTGGGCGCCGAACTCGAAGCGGACATGCAGCACGTGGTCGACACCTATGCGTGCGAGTGGAAGATGGCCGTCAACGACCCGGCCGTGCGCCAGCGTTTCCGCCATTTCGTCAACAGCGACAAGAACGATGAAAACGTGGTGTTTGTCGAAGAGCGCGGCCAGATCCGTCCCGCCACCGAACTTGAACGCCGCAGTACCGTGATCCCCATCCTTGCCGTGGAGGCTTGA
- a CDS encoding LysR family transcriptional regulator has translation MDRFDAMSAFARVVETGSFTKAAQTLHMSRTTVTQLVQQLEARLRLKLLNRTTRKVNVTADGAVYYERIVEVLAALEDVETSLPNASALPRGQLRVDVPSPLAAMLLVPALPQFHVLYPDIVLDMGASDRMVDVIGDNVDCVIRGGEMSDQSLMARKLADLQLGVYAAPSYLERAGTPVHPGELEDERHSIVRFRWSRRGNGFPHVMQRGGETVRIQGRYILSIDDGNAYLAAGVAGLGVLWLPDYMAKKHVAAGELVALFAAWTIEPMPLFLAYPPNRHVSKKLRVFIDWVVALMDRHAPVGKINSPE, from the coding sequence ATGGACAGGTTTGACGCAATGAGCGCTTTCGCGCGGGTGGTCGAGACGGGCAGCTTTACCAAGGCGGCGCAGACGCTGCACATGAGCCGCACCACGGTGACGCAGCTGGTGCAGCAGCTCGAAGCCCGTTTGCGCCTGAAGCTGCTCAACCGCACCACGCGCAAGGTGAATGTGACGGCCGATGGCGCCGTGTATTACGAGCGTATCGTCGAGGTGCTGGCGGCGCTGGAAGACGTGGAAACCAGCCTGCCGAATGCGTCGGCATTGCCGCGCGGCCAGCTGCGGGTGGACGTGCCCAGTCCGCTTGCGGCCATGCTGCTTGTGCCGGCGCTGCCGCAGTTCCATGTCTTGTATCCCGATATCGTGCTCGACATGGGCGCCAGCGACCGCATGGTCGATGTGATCGGCGACAATGTCGATTGCGTGATACGCGGCGGTGAAATGAGCGACCAGTCGCTGATGGCGCGCAAGCTGGCCGACTTGCAGTTGGGCGTGTATGCGGCGCCCAGCTATCTGGAACGGGCGGGCACGCCGGTGCATCCCGGTGAGCTGGAAGACGAGCGGCACAGCATCGTGCGTTTTCGTTGGTCGAGGCGTGGCAACGGGTTTCCGCACGTGATGCAGCGCGGCGGCGAGACCGTCAGGATACAGGGGCGATACATATTGTCGATTGACGATGGCAACGCCTATCTGGCGGCGGGGGTAGCGGGCTTGGGGGTCTTGTGGCTGCCGGACTATATGGCGAAAAAGCATGTGGCGGCGGGCGAGCTGGTAGCGCTGTTTGCGGCGTGGACCATCGAGCCGATGCCCTTGTTCCTGGCCTATCCACCCAACCGTCATGTCAGCAAGAAGCTGCGCGTGTTTATCGATTGGGTAGTGGCACTGATGGACCGGCATGCGCCGGTCGGCAAAATCAATTCCCCAGAATAA
- a CDS encoding RcnB family protein — translation MNKKILVSSLIAAFMVCSTSAFAQDRHDRNDHRPQQQDQHDQRGERHDERGNDHARPNNGNPRASNRGVGPRHNLYKGNRLPPEYRNRKHVVNDWRARRLSAPPRGHQWIKVDNDYVLMAAATGLIAQIILGN, via the coding sequence ATGAATAAGAAAATCCTCGTCTCCTCCCTGATCGCAGCCTTCATGGTTTGCAGCACATCGGCCTTTGCCCAGGACCGCCATGACCGGAATGACCACCGGCCACAACAGCAAGACCAGCATGACCAGCGTGGCGAGCGCCACGATGAGCGCGGCAACGACCATGCGCGTCCGAACAACGGCAACCCGCGTGCCAGCAACCGCGGCGTCGGTCCGCGCCACAATCTGTACAAGGGCAATCGCTTGCCGCCCGAGTACCGCAACCGGAAACATGTCGTCAACGACTGGCGCGCCCGCCGCCTGAGCGCGCCGCCACGTGGCCACCAGTGGATAAAGGTCGATAACGACTATGTGCTGATGGCGGCCGCCACCGGCCTGATCGCGCAGATTATTCTGGGGAATTGA
- a CDS encoding MFS transporter, with amino-acid sequence MASKATSITLFSLATPPMRAFHLTWMAFFVCFFAWFACAPLMPIIKGEFGLSLAQVANINIAAVAITILVRLIVGPMCDRYGPRKTYTGLLLLGAIPVLGVAASQSYESFLFFRLGIGAVGASFVITQYHTSVMFAPRVVGTANAAAAGWGNAGGGAAQALMPLMLGALVMLGVSESLGWRVALLVPGVLMLVMAALYWRFTQDCPEGNYSDLRKAGIAIEGGKKGGWASFKAASANYRVWLLFVTYGACFGIEIFIHNIAAVYYVDHFGLSLKSAGLAAGSFGLLALFARALGGWMSDKLALRGNLNSRVTLLFMLMIGEGVGLLWFAKVDSVTWAVIAMLVFGLFTHMACGATYALVPFIDSKALGGVAGIIGAGGNVGAVAAGFLMKGTGDIRQTLIILSVLVVVSALCAIAVRFTSSTAESKMAAA; translated from the coding sequence ATGGCCAGCAAAGCTACCAGCATCACCCTCTTTTCCCTCGCCACGCCACCCATGCGCGCCTTCCACCTGACCTGGATGGCGTTCTTCGTCTGCTTTTTCGCCTGGTTCGCCTGCGCGCCGCTGATGCCCATCATCAAGGGCGAGTTCGGCCTGTCGCTGGCGCAGGTGGCCAATATCAATATCGCCGCCGTCGCCATCACCATCCTGGTGCGCCTGATCGTCGGCCCCATGTGCGACCGCTACGGTCCGCGCAAGACCTATACCGGCCTGCTGCTGCTGGGCGCGATTCCCGTGCTGGGCGTGGCCGCTTCGCAAAGTTATGAAAGCTTCCTGTTCTTCCGCCTCGGCATCGGCGCGGTCGGTGCGAGTTTTGTCATCACCCAGTACCACACCTCGGTGATGTTCGCGCCGCGCGTGGTCGGCACGGCCAATGCGGCCGCCGCCGGCTGGGGCAATGCGGGCGGCGGTGCGGCGCAGGCGCTGATGCCGCTGATGCTGGGCGCACTGGTGATGTTGGGCGTGTCCGAATCGCTGGGCTGGCGCGTGGCGCTGCTGGTGCCGGGCGTGCTGATGCTGGTGATGGCCGCCCTCTACTGGCGCTTTACGCAGGACTGCCCGGAAGGCAATTACTCGGACCTGCGCAAGGCCGGCATCGCCATCGAAGGCGGCAAAAAGGGCGGCTGGGCCAGCTTCAAGGCCGCCAGCGCCAACTACCGCGTGTGGCTGCTGTTCGTTACCTACGGCGCCTGCTTCGGCATCGAAATCTTTATCCACAATATCGCCGCCGTCTACTACGTCGACCATTTCGGCCTGTCCCTGAAATCGGCTGGCCTGGCCGCCGGCAGCTTTGGCCTGCTGGCCCTGTTTGCCCGCGCCCTGGGTGGCTGGATGTCCGACAAGCTGGCGCTGCGCGGCAACCTGAACAGCCGCGTCACCCTGCTGTTCATGCTGATGATCGGCGAAGGCGTGGGCCTGCTGTGGTTCGCCAAGGTCGACAGCGTCACCTGGGCCGTGATCGCCATGCTGGTGTTTGGCCTGTTCACCCATATGGCTTGCGGCGCCACCTATGCGCTGGTGCCGTTTATCGACAGCAAGGCGCTGGGCGGCGTGGCCGGCATTATCGGCGCCGGCGGCAATGTCGGTGCGGTGGCGGCCGGTTTCCTGATGAAGGGCACCGGCGATATCCGCCAGACCCTGATCATTTTGAGCGTGCTGGTGGTGGTGTCGGCGCTGTGTGCCATTGCCGTGCGTTTTACCAGTAGCACAGCCGAATCGAAGATGGCTGCGGCCTGA
- a CDS encoding CehA/McbA family metallohydrolase produces the protein MPGRWRQMVAGAACALAFSVMSWPAQAAEPKEHSELEATVAAPFHAAPAQRRTQARTFVVQFDHPDGASTHSVDWRLTLSGPGPQGLLRRSWSGRQVLDGGSATLRLHWDGRGSDGRRAPAGLYELRLVAGSGDDIVEQQWQIAVDRGAPASSRMAAMASMSTPKVDNTFPYRVVYANLHSQTRHSDGGAATGACKGAQEPQSAPYGPLDAYRYAQQHGLDVLLTSEHNHMYDGSDGTNAAAEPFDAIALYHAGLAEAAAYTTAHPGFLALYGMEWGVINKGGHLNIFNSEQLLGWEKNGRGQLLAEINTPKGDYAGLYTLMRERGWLGQFNHPARSGQFLVGGEPLGFTPDGDAAMVLCEVMNTSAFSTNEQETETRRSNFEAACNKALAAGYHLAFSSNQDNHCANWGAAYGNRTAILIDRDAALSRESLFEALRARRVFATMDKHARLIFTANGRMMGERFDNRGPLQLAVGFSNTRGRRVAAITVFQGVPGGNGSVTALSDQASLSLTPSPGPHFYYARVTQDDGNLLWSAPVWVNQLP, from the coding sequence ATGCCTGGACGATGGCGGCAAATGGTGGCCGGTGCCGCGTGTGCGCTGGCCTTTTCGGTGATGTCCTGGCCCGCGCAGGCGGCCGAACCGAAGGAACACAGCGAACTGGAAGCGACCGTGGCCGCGCCGTTCCACGCGGCACCGGCCCAACGCCGCACGCAGGCGCGCACGTTTGTCGTGCAGTTCGATCATCCCGATGGCGCAAGCACACACAGCGTCGACTGGCGCCTGACGCTGTCCGGCCCCGGGCCGCAGGGGTTGCTGCGCCGCAGCTGGTCGGGGCGGCAAGTTCTGGATGGCGGCAGCGCCACCTTGCGCCTGCACTGGGACGGCCGCGGCAGCGATGGCCGCCGCGCGCCGGCAGGCCTGTACGAGCTGCGCCTGGTGGCGGGCAGCGGCGACGATATTGTGGAGCAGCAATGGCAGATCGCCGTCGACCGTGGCGCGCCGGCCTCGTCGCGCATGGCCGCCATGGCGTCCATGTCCACACCAAAGGTCGACAACACCTTCCCCTATCGCGTCGTCTACGCTAACCTGCACAGCCAGACCCGCCACAGCGACGGCGGCGCCGCGACGGGTGCCTGCAAGGGCGCGCAGGAGCCGCAATCGGCGCCCTATGGCCCGCTCGACGCCTACCGCTATGCGCAACAGCATGGGCTGGACGTGCTGCTCACTTCCGAGCACAACCATATGTATGACGGCTCGGATGGCACCAATGCGGCGGCCGAGCCGTTCGACGCGATCGCCCTGTACCACGCCGGCCTGGCCGAAGCGGCCGCCTACACCACGGCCCACCCCGGCTTCCTGGCCCTGTACGGCATGGAATGGGGCGTGATCAACAAGGGCGGCCACCTGAACATCTTCAACAGCGAGCAGTTGCTGGGCTGGGAAAAAAATGGCCGTGGACAATTGCTGGCGGAAATCAACACGCCGAAAGGCGATTATGCCGGCCTGTACACCCTGATGCGCGAGCGCGGCTGGCTGGGCCAGTTCAACCACCCGGCCCGTTCGGGCCAGTTCCTGGTGGGTGGCGAGCCGCTCGGCTTTACGCCCGATGGCGATGCCGCCATGGTGTTGTGCGAAGTGATGAACACCTCGGCTTTTTCCACCAACGAGCAGGAAACGGAAACCCGGCGCAGCAATTTCGAGGCGGCCTGCAACAAGGCCCTGGCGGCCGGCTACCACCTGGCCTTCAGCAGCAACCAGGACAATCACTGCGCCAACTGGGGCGCCGCCTACGGCAACCGCACCGCCATCTTGATCGATCGCGACGCCGCCCTGTCGCGCGAGAGCCTGTTCGAAGCCCTGCGCGCGCGGCGCGTGTTTGCCACCATGGACAAGCATGCGCGACTGATCTTCACGGCCAACGGCAGGATGATGGGCGAACGCTTCGACAATCGCGGCCCCTTGCAACTGGCCGTCGGTTTCAGCAATACGCGCGGGCGCCGGGTGGCCGCCATCACCGTGTTCCAGGGCGTACCGGGCGGCAACGGCAGCGTCACCGCGCTGTCGGACCAGGCCAGCCTGAGCCTGACGCCCTCGCCCGGCCCCCACTTCTACTATGCGCGCGTGACGCAGGACGACGGCAACCTGCTGTGGTCGGCGCCCGTGTGGGTCAACCAGCTGCCTTGA